A genome region from Strigops habroptila isolate Jane chromosome 12, bStrHab1.2.pri, whole genome shotgun sequence includes the following:
- the PSD2 gene encoding PH and SEC7 domain-containing protein 2 isoform X1 has protein sequence MSENSHVPWPAAGGCEQHSSACSNGDEPPLEPDGDQRLANGAEQDGGTGSPSSAGLEHRGSPGQEDPGETLSKERWHSVLGSSGALSVDEPEEELGFASGDAKLSCSEDDKEHFQFKDIRDGFSSTFEKIVESDLMKGTYYSSLDSLDVLSLTDETDSCVSFEAPLTPLIQQRVKDSPELLEQKLVAQQREALHHTAADKQEQAAAKPTEGDFGSPLRHSITSSRSENVLSRLSLKSIPNGFHVEGSEEDATKIINSISDASLKDALSDSDSDLGSTEQLDQGSTDTLANGCRADSEAAKRLAKRLYNLEGFKRCDVARQLGKNNEFSKLVAEEYLSFFDFTGLTLDKALRTFLKAFPLMGETQERERVLIHFSRRYCQCNPEESTSEDGIHTLTCALMLLNTDLHGHVNIGKKMSCQQFIANLDGLNDGKDFAKDLLKTLYNSIKNEKLEWAIDEDELRKSLSELVDDKFGASAKKVTRIVDSSNPFLDIPLALNAVTYKHGVLTRKTHADMDGKRTPRGRRGWKKFYAVLKGTVLYLQKDEYKPDKDLSEVDLKNAIRVHHALATKASDYSKKSNVLKLKTADWRVFLFQAPSKEEMLSWILRINLVAAIFSAPAFPAAICSMKKFCRPLLPSSMTKLCQEEQLRSHENKMKQIADELAEHKLHPVEKSLKSKEAEEYRLKEHYLIFEKSRYETYINLLCMKIKVGTDDLERIETSFFKVEADDIALRKTHSSPSLSQGHMSISCKVGKDILEQNT, from the exons ATGAGCGAGAACAGCCATGTCCCATGGCCGGCCGCAGGCGGCTGCGAGCAGCATTCCTCAGCCTGCAGCAATGGGGACGAGCCGCCACTGGAGCCAGATGGGGACCAGCGCCTGGCGAATGGTGCGGAGCAGGATGGCggcacaggcagccccagcagtgcGGGTCTGGAGCATCGGGGCTCCCCTGGGCAGGAGGACCCTGGTGAGACCCTCAGCAAGGAGCGGTGGCACAGTGTCCTGGGGTCCTCAGGAGCTCTGAGCGTTGATGAGCCGGAGGAGGAGCTCGG GTTTGCTTCTGGAGATGCCAAGCTGAGCTGCAGTGAGGATGACAAGGAACATTTTCAATTCAAAGACATCAGGGATGGGTTCAGCTCAACCTTTGAGAAGATCGTTGAGTCTGACCTCATGAAGGGTACATACTACAGCAGCTTGGACTCTTTGGATGTCCTCTCTCTCACAGATGAGACAGACAGCTGTGTCAGTTTTGAGGCCCCACTCACCCCATTGATCCAGCAAAGAGTCAAGGACAGCCCAGAGCTCTTGGAGCAGAAATTGGTAGCCCAGCAGAGAGAAGCCCTTCACCACACGGCTGCTGATAAgcaagagcaggcagcagcaaagccaacaGAGGGGGATTTTGGGAGCCCTCTCAGGCACTCAATCACCAGCAGCAGGTCGGAGAACGTACTAAGCCGGTTGTCCTTGAAGAGTATCCCAAATGGGTTCCATGTGGAAGGGTCAGAGGAAGATGCCACCAAGATCATTAACTCCATCAG TGATGCCAGCTTGAAAGATGCACTGTCAGACTCTGACTCCGACTTGGGCAGCACGGAGCAGCTTGACCAGGGCAGCACGGACACCTTGGCCAATGGCTGCAGGGCAGATAGCGAGGCTGCCAAGAGGCTGGCCAAGCGCCTTTACAACCTCGAAGGCTTCAAGCGCTGTGATGTGGCACGCCAGCTCGGGAAGAA TAACGAGTTTAGCAAGTTGGTAGCAGAGGAGTATCTCAGCTTCTTTGACTTCACTGGCCTGACCCTTGACAAAGCACTCAG gaCATTCTTGAAAGCTTTCCCACTGATGGGAGAGACACAGGAGCGGGAGCGGGTGCTCATCCATTTCTCCCGGCGGTACTGCCAGTGCAACCCAGAGGAGAGCACGTCCGAAG ATGGGATTCATACGCTCACCTGTGCCCTGATGCTGCTAAACACAGACCTTCATGGCCATGT GAATATTGGCAAGAAGATGTCGTGTCAACAGTTCATAGCAAACCTGGATGGGCTGAATGATGGGAAAGACTTTGCAAAGGATTTGCTGAAG ACACTATATAACTCCATCAAGAATGAGAAGCTGGAGTGGGCCAT CGATGAGGACGAGCTGAGGAAGTCGCTGTCGGAGCTGGTAGATGACAAATTCGGAGCCAGTGCGAAGAAAGTGACAAGGATTGTTGACAGCAGCAACCCCTTCCTGGACATCCCCCTGGCGCTGAATGCAGTCACCTACAAGCATGGTGTCCTCACGCGGAAAACCCATGCGGACATGGATGGGAAGAGAA ctcccagaggaagaagaggttgGAAGAAATTTTATGCTGTGCTTAAAGGGACCGTCCTTTATTTACAAAAG GATGAATATAAACCTGACAAAGACCTCTCTGAAGTGGATCTGAAAAACGCCATCCGTGTGCACCACGCCTTAGCCACCAAAGCCTCTGACTACAGCAAGAAGTCCAACGTGCTCAAGCTGAAGACAGCTGACTGGAGAGTCTTCCTCTTCCAGGCCCC AAGTAAGGAAGAAATGCTCTCCTGGATCCTGCGAATCAACCTTGTTGCTGCCATTTTCTCTGCCCCAGCCTTCCCAGCTGCAATCTGCTCCATGAAGAAGTTCTGCCGCCCGCTCCTGCCTTCATCCATGACCAAGCTGTGCCAG GAGGAACAGCTGAGgtctcatgaaaataaaatgaagcagatTGCAGACGAATTAGCAGAGCATAAATTACATCCTGTAGAGAAGAGCCTCAAGTCAAAGGAGGCTGAGGAATACAGACTCAAAGAACATTACCTAATATTCGAG AAGAGCCGCTATGAGACATACATAAACCTGCTGTGCATGAAGATAAAAGTCGGGACAGATGACCTAGAGAGAATTGAAACCAGTTTCTTCAAGGTGGAAGCTGACGACATTGCTTTGCGGAAGACACATTCCAGCCCTTCCTTGAGCCAAGGGCACATGTCCATCAGCTGTAAGGTGGGAAAGGACATTTTAGAGCAGAACACTTAA
- the PSD2 gene encoding PH and SEC7 domain-containing protein 2 isoform X2 — MSENSHVPWPAAGGCEQHSSACSNGDEPPLEPDGDQRLANGAEQDGGTGSPSSAGLEHRGSPGQEDPGETLSKERWHSVLGSSGALSVDEPEEELGFASGDAKLSCSEDDKEHFQFKDIRDGFSSTFEKIVESDLMKGTYYSSLDSLDVLSLTDETDSCVSFEAPLTPLIQQRVKDSPELLEQKLVAQQREALHHTAADKQEQAAAKPTEGDFGSPLRHSITSSRSENVLSRLSLKSIPNGFHVEGSEEDATKIINSISDASLKDALSDSDSDLGSTEQLDQGSTDTLANGCRADSEAAKRLAKRLYNLEGFKRCDVARQLGKNNEFSKLVAEEYLSFFDFTGLTLDKALRTFLKAFPLMGETQERERVLIHFSRRYCQCNPEESTSEDGIHTLTCALMLLNTDLHGHNIGKKMSCQQFIANLDGLNDGKDFAKDLLKTLYNSIKNEKLEWAIDEDELRKSLSELVDDKFGASAKKVTRIVDSSNPFLDIPLALNAVTYKHGVLTRKTHADMDGKRTPRGRRGWKKFYAVLKGTVLYLQKDEYKPDKDLSEVDLKNAIRVHHALATKASDYSKKSNVLKLKTADWRVFLFQAPSKEEMLSWILRINLVAAIFSAPAFPAAICSMKKFCRPLLPSSMTKLCQEEQLRSHENKMKQIADELAEHKLHPVEKSLKSKEAEEYRLKEHYLIFEKSRYETYINLLCMKIKVGTDDLERIETSFFKVEADDIALRKTHSSPSLSQGHMSISCKVGKDILEQNT, encoded by the exons ATGAGCGAGAACAGCCATGTCCCATGGCCGGCCGCAGGCGGCTGCGAGCAGCATTCCTCAGCCTGCAGCAATGGGGACGAGCCGCCACTGGAGCCAGATGGGGACCAGCGCCTGGCGAATGGTGCGGAGCAGGATGGCggcacaggcagccccagcagtgcGGGTCTGGAGCATCGGGGCTCCCCTGGGCAGGAGGACCCTGGTGAGACCCTCAGCAAGGAGCGGTGGCACAGTGTCCTGGGGTCCTCAGGAGCTCTGAGCGTTGATGAGCCGGAGGAGGAGCTCGG GTTTGCTTCTGGAGATGCCAAGCTGAGCTGCAGTGAGGATGACAAGGAACATTTTCAATTCAAAGACATCAGGGATGGGTTCAGCTCAACCTTTGAGAAGATCGTTGAGTCTGACCTCATGAAGGGTACATACTACAGCAGCTTGGACTCTTTGGATGTCCTCTCTCTCACAGATGAGACAGACAGCTGTGTCAGTTTTGAGGCCCCACTCACCCCATTGATCCAGCAAAGAGTCAAGGACAGCCCAGAGCTCTTGGAGCAGAAATTGGTAGCCCAGCAGAGAGAAGCCCTTCACCACACGGCTGCTGATAAgcaagagcaggcagcagcaaagccaacaGAGGGGGATTTTGGGAGCCCTCTCAGGCACTCAATCACCAGCAGCAGGTCGGAGAACGTACTAAGCCGGTTGTCCTTGAAGAGTATCCCAAATGGGTTCCATGTGGAAGGGTCAGAGGAAGATGCCACCAAGATCATTAACTCCATCAG TGATGCCAGCTTGAAAGATGCACTGTCAGACTCTGACTCCGACTTGGGCAGCACGGAGCAGCTTGACCAGGGCAGCACGGACACCTTGGCCAATGGCTGCAGGGCAGATAGCGAGGCTGCCAAGAGGCTGGCCAAGCGCCTTTACAACCTCGAAGGCTTCAAGCGCTGTGATGTGGCACGCCAGCTCGGGAAGAA TAACGAGTTTAGCAAGTTGGTAGCAGAGGAGTATCTCAGCTTCTTTGACTTCACTGGCCTGACCCTTGACAAAGCACTCAG gaCATTCTTGAAAGCTTTCCCACTGATGGGAGAGACACAGGAGCGGGAGCGGGTGCTCATCCATTTCTCCCGGCGGTACTGCCAGTGCAACCCAGAGGAGAGCACGTCCGAAG ATGGGATTCATACGCTCACCTGTGCCCTGATGCTGCTAAACACAGACCTTCATGGCCAT AATATTGGCAAGAAGATGTCGTGTCAACAGTTCATAGCAAACCTGGATGGGCTGAATGATGGGAAAGACTTTGCAAAGGATTTGCTGAAG ACACTATATAACTCCATCAAGAATGAGAAGCTGGAGTGGGCCAT CGATGAGGACGAGCTGAGGAAGTCGCTGTCGGAGCTGGTAGATGACAAATTCGGAGCCAGTGCGAAGAAAGTGACAAGGATTGTTGACAGCAGCAACCCCTTCCTGGACATCCCCCTGGCGCTGAATGCAGTCACCTACAAGCATGGTGTCCTCACGCGGAAAACCCATGCGGACATGGATGGGAAGAGAA ctcccagaggaagaagaggttgGAAGAAATTTTATGCTGTGCTTAAAGGGACCGTCCTTTATTTACAAAAG GATGAATATAAACCTGACAAAGACCTCTCTGAAGTGGATCTGAAAAACGCCATCCGTGTGCACCACGCCTTAGCCACCAAAGCCTCTGACTACAGCAAGAAGTCCAACGTGCTCAAGCTGAAGACAGCTGACTGGAGAGTCTTCCTCTTCCAGGCCCC AAGTAAGGAAGAAATGCTCTCCTGGATCCTGCGAATCAACCTTGTTGCTGCCATTTTCTCTGCCCCAGCCTTCCCAGCTGCAATCTGCTCCATGAAGAAGTTCTGCCGCCCGCTCCTGCCTTCATCCATGACCAAGCTGTGCCAG GAGGAACAGCTGAGgtctcatgaaaataaaatgaagcagatTGCAGACGAATTAGCAGAGCATAAATTACATCCTGTAGAGAAGAGCCTCAAGTCAAAGGAGGCTGAGGAATACAGACTCAAAGAACATTACCTAATATTCGAG AAGAGCCGCTATGAGACATACATAAACCTGCTGTGCATGAAGATAAAAGTCGGGACAGATGACCTAGAGAGAATTGAAACCAGTTTCTTCAAGGTGGAAGCTGACGACATTGCTTTGCGGAAGACACATTCCAGCCCTTCCTTGAGCCAAGGGCACATGTCCATCAGCTGTAAGGTGGGAAAGGACATTTTAGAGCAGAACACTTAA